The Streptomyces sp. NL15-2K genome contains a region encoding:
- a CDS encoding ATP-binding protein, which yields MTATLTREPHRVGPLADRLNGILASRGIDPGTSAEEPPTEPVSALELADARIPARYRRALADHPQVTAWADQVARAGRPGPGGPGIAEGPSLLIAGPTGTGKTHQAYGAVRALLTRGVRLRWEATTTADLYARLRPRAGHDAERDLQTLARCPLLLLDDLGAAKTSEWTEELTYRLINHRYEHLRPTLITTNLPIPELRTALGDRVASRLAEMTERVVLTGPDRRRHTRT from the coding sequence CTGACCGCCACCCTCACCCGCGAGCCCCACCGGGTCGGCCCACTCGCCGACCGGCTCAACGGCATCCTGGCCAGCCGCGGCATCGACCCCGGCACCTCCGCCGAGGAGCCGCCGACCGAGCCCGTCTCCGCGCTGGAGCTGGCCGACGCCCGCATCCCCGCCCGCTACCGGCGCGCCCTGGCCGACCACCCGCAGGTCACGGCCTGGGCCGACCAGGTCGCCCGTGCCGGACGCCCCGGCCCTGGCGGACCGGGTATCGCCGAGGGTCCTTCGCTGCTGATCGCCGGCCCCACCGGAACCGGCAAGACCCACCAGGCGTACGGCGCCGTCCGCGCTCTCCTCACGCGCGGAGTCCGCCTGCGCTGGGAAGCCACCACGACCGCCGACCTCTACGCCCGCCTGCGCCCCCGCGCCGGCCACGACGCCGAGCGCGACCTGCAGACCCTGGCTCGCTGCCCGCTGCTGCTGCTCGACGACCTCGGCGCGGCCAAGACCAGCGAGTGGACCGAGGAGCTCACCTACCGGCTGATCAACCACCGGTACGAGCACCTGCGCCCCACTCTGATCACCACCAACCTGCCCATCCCCGAGCTGCGCACCGCGCTCGGGGACCGCGTCGCTTCCCGCCTCGCCGAGATGACCGAACGCGTCGTCCTCACCGGACCCGACCGCAGACGGCACACCCGGACCTGA
- a CDS encoding helix-turn-helix transcriptional regulator: MPARSLEIGPAGIHVARTIEILRMERGLSQRRLAGRVTALGHPMSNTMLSRIERAQRRCDVDDLIAIAEALHVSAPVLLRGRPAA; encoded by the coding sequence ATGCCCGCACGCTCACTGGAAATCGGACCCGCAGGAATACACGTGGCCCGCACCATCGAAATCCTCCGCATGGAACGTGGCTTGTCGCAACGCCGGCTCGCCGGCCGCGTGACCGCGCTCGGCCACCCGATGTCCAACACCATGCTGTCCCGCATCGAACGCGCTCAGCGCCGATGCGACGTTGACGACCTCATCGCGATCGCCGAAGCGCTTCACGTCTCAGCCCCCGTGCTCCTGCGCGGCCGGCCCGCCGCTTGA
- a CDS encoding helix-turn-helix domain-containing protein yields the protein MADRLLTVAEAAEQLGTGERFIRRLIAERRIRYVKIGRPVRIPESAVAEYVDAHTVEPVRRIRARYGKAA from the coding sequence ATGGCTGACCGCCTCCTGACGGTGGCCGAGGCCGCCGAACAACTCGGCACGGGCGAGCGCTTCATACGCCGTCTGATCGCCGAGCGCCGTATCCGCTACGTCAAGATCGGTCGACCCGTCCGCATCCCCGAGAGCGCGGTCGCCGAGTACGTCGATGCGCACACCGTCGAGCCGGTACGCCGTATCCGCGCCCGCTACGGGAAGGCGGCCTGA
- a CDS encoding site-specific integrase: MAGRKPQRRREFGTVRKLASGRWQARYLGPDGQRHTAPETFETKSDAQDWLNLTRTDIERNHWRDPDAGAINFEKYALRWMEERGLAPTTLDRYDGLLRLHILPIFGGKDLDEITSPSVRTWRAERLKATGATTVAKSYRLLKAILQTAVDDDLLRSNPCRIKGAGKEEADERPTATIEQVFDLADAMGPRWRLMVLLGAFASLRPEELAELRRHSVDFDECSLSVTHASPELTNGKRVTGDPKSRAGKRTIYLPDLLLPELRRHLQWFAEKEADGLLFVGEKGAPFRRSTFGRKWRKARTKVGMPDNFRFYDLRHTGNTLAADTGAKLKDLMVRAGQSSERAQLIYQHSTAKHQRRLAQGIDVEVRAQLREAARAEQRAHEA; this comes from the coding sequence ATGGCGGGACGCAAGCCGCAGAGGCGGCGCGAGTTCGGCACGGTACGCAAGCTCGCCTCCGGCCGATGGCAGGCGCGCTACCTCGGCCCAGACGGGCAACGGCACACCGCACCGGAGACATTCGAGACCAAGTCCGACGCCCAGGACTGGCTCAACCTCACCCGTACCGACATCGAGCGCAACCACTGGCGCGACCCGGACGCCGGCGCCATCAACTTCGAGAAGTACGCACTCCGTTGGATGGAGGAGCGCGGCCTGGCCCCGACCACGCTCGACCGTTACGACGGCCTGCTGCGCCTGCATATCCTGCCAATCTTCGGCGGCAAGGACCTGGACGAAATCACCTCGCCCTCCGTCCGCACATGGCGCGCCGAGCGGCTGAAGGCGACCGGCGCCACCACGGTCGCCAAGTCGTACCGCCTGCTGAAGGCCATCCTGCAGACGGCGGTCGACGACGACCTCCTGCGCAGCAACCCCTGTCGCATCAAGGGCGCTGGCAAGGAGGAGGCCGACGAGCGCCCCACCGCCACCATCGAGCAGGTCTTCGACCTCGCCGACGCCATGGGCCCGCGCTGGCGCCTGATGGTCCTGCTCGGCGCCTTCGCCTCCCTCCGCCCGGAGGAGCTGGCCGAACTGCGCCGTCACAGCGTCGATTTCGACGAATGCTCGCTGAGCGTCACACACGCGTCCCCCGAGCTGACGAACGGCAAGCGGGTCACGGGCGATCCCAAGTCCCGCGCGGGCAAACGCACCATCTACTTGCCCGATCTCCTCCTCCCGGAGCTGCGCCGCCACCTGCAGTGGTTCGCGGAGAAGGAGGCGGACGGCCTCCTCTTCGTTGGTGAGAAGGGCGCCCCCTTCCGCCGCTCGACCTTCGGTCGGAAGTGGCGCAAGGCACGCACCAAGGTCGGCATGCCGGACAACTTCCGCTTCTACGACCTCCGGCACACCGGCAACACCCTTGCCGCCGACACCGGCGCCAAGCTGAAGGACCTCATGGTCCGCGCCGGCCAGTCCTCGGAACGGGCCCAGCTGATCTATCAGCACTCGACTGCGAAGCACCAGAGGAGGCTGGCCCAGGGGATCGACGTCGAGGTACGTGCACAGCTTCGTGAGGCGGCGAGAGCCGAGCAGCGTGCTCATGAGGCGTAG
- a CDS encoding XRE family transcriptional regulator encodes MTTASRLVLARKRRGLTVTRLAQVAGLTPRRLSDFENGRAVPSPPSLEAIATALEFPPSFFSAEEVAELTVDSVSFRALSKMTASQRDIALSSGRLARVLQDWIGAHFRLPAPDIPSLTSFSRLGSDEEQIPHPGEAAGTDCPAEEAAALVRARWGLGNAPIPNVVHQLEAHGVRVFSLSRDCAEVDAFSFWDRGIPFVLLSTEKTAERGRFDAAHELGHLVLHGEEQMPHGPQAEAEAHRFAAAFLMPHADVLAYAPRGASTSWILQAKRRWKVAAMALAHRLHELGLTTEWQYRTHCVELGRLGYRKAEPRSGVARETSQVLGKVFTALRNEGTRPVDVARELHLHPADLNDLFFGLIVTAQDGGGQRRGTDERPRLSVVR; translated from the coding sequence ATGACCACCGCATCCCGGCTAGTCCTGGCGCGCAAGCGTCGAGGACTGACCGTCACCCGACTCGCTCAGGTTGCCGGCTTGACGCCGCGTCGGCTGTCCGACTTCGAGAACGGACGAGCCGTTCCTAGCCCGCCGTCGCTGGAGGCGATCGCGACGGCGCTGGAGTTCCCGCCTTCCTTCTTCAGCGCTGAGGAGGTCGCCGAGCTGACGGTCGACTCGGTGAGCTTCCGTGCCCTGAGCAAAATGACGGCTTCCCAGCGGGACATCGCCCTCAGCTCTGGGCGGCTGGCGCGTGTGCTGCAGGACTGGATCGGCGCACACTTCCGCCTGCCGGCTCCTGACATCCCGTCGTTGACCTCCTTCAGCCGCCTGGGCTCGGACGAGGAGCAGATCCCCCACCCAGGGGAGGCGGCGGGGACGGACTGTCCCGCAGAGGAAGCTGCCGCACTGGTACGAGCCCGATGGGGGCTCGGAAACGCCCCGATCCCGAACGTGGTGCACCAGCTGGAGGCTCACGGTGTCCGCGTCTTCTCGCTCTCGCGGGACTGTGCGGAGGTCGATGCGTTCTCCTTCTGGGACCGAGGGATCCCGTTCGTGCTCCTGAGTACAGAGAAGACCGCAGAACGCGGACGCTTCGACGCGGCCCATGAACTCGGACACCTCGTCCTGCACGGCGAAGAACAGATGCCGCACGGCCCACAGGCTGAGGCCGAGGCGCACAGGTTTGCGGCCGCGTTCCTCATGCCGCACGCGGATGTTCTCGCCTACGCCCCCCGTGGGGCTAGCACTAGTTGGATCCTTCAGGCCAAGCGCCGCTGGAAAGTCGCCGCCATGGCTCTCGCTCATCGGTTGCACGAACTGGGCCTGACCACCGAGTGGCAGTACCGAACCCACTGCGTGGAACTCGGGCGCCTCGGCTACCGCAAGGCGGAGCCTCGGAGCGGAGTGGCCCGAGAAACCTCCCAAGTGCTGGGCAAGGTATTTACGGCCTTGCGCAACGAGGGAACGCGTCCGGTGGATGTGGCCCGAGAGCTGCATCTGCATCCCGCCGATCTCAACGATCTGTTCTTTGGGCTGATCGTCACTGCGCAGGATGGGGGTGGGCAGCGAAGAGGTACGGATGAGCGGCCCAGGCTCTCTGTAGTGCGCTGA
- a CDS encoding SIR2 family protein, whose amino-acid sequence MREAAASCLLLHTARSQLVKRGSIRVILTTNFDRLMEHALQEVGISPQVVHRPDQAEAIKPLVHSSVTIIKLHGDYADLDQRNTVDELGTYPEKQQHLLDRILDEYGLIVCGWSADWDKALVRAVQGTRSRRYPMFWSQYGALGSAAQGLTAQHSAAIIQGMTADELFTDLLRRLEALDHMSTPPISRDMAVVRLKRSLADPVRRIEVFDLVDQAVTQIVGNSTFERRPLGGVKYRDRLGEYRADSDILLHLLANGAFHDDGRHDGIWLRARDRLARIRNSFSGSFNDALEALRHYPALLATWTMGVAFVLARREENIAHLLTQPAWTPVFGDREPEQAAVYLNPGRVLSHELINEIFKADTGTTYLYPQSHMLRQDAREALRPVEPDDSAYEFACNRFEFLASMMALDLGSGFRAYPWAGEFLLESSWGYTNGLATAIEQELTPAWPLLQGGAFQGDLQRAQAAYEALTEWKAKNPRW is encoded by the coding sequence ATGAGGGAGGCAGCGGCAAGCTGCCTACTGCTGCACACCGCGCGATCGCAGCTCGTCAAGCGCGGCAGTATCCGGGTCATCCTGACCACGAACTTCGACCGGCTCATGGAGCATGCGCTACAAGAAGTGGGGATCTCCCCGCAAGTCGTCCACAGGCCAGACCAGGCGGAGGCCATCAAGCCGCTGGTGCACAGCTCGGTCACGATCATCAAACTGCATGGCGACTACGCAGATCTCGACCAGCGCAACACTGTGGACGAGCTCGGCACCTATCCGGAAAAACAGCAGCATCTACTGGATCGGATCCTGGACGAGTACGGACTGATCGTGTGCGGTTGGTCGGCCGACTGGGACAAGGCACTCGTGCGTGCTGTGCAAGGAACGCGCTCGCGCCGGTACCCGATGTTCTGGTCCCAGTACGGGGCTCTGGGCAGCGCAGCCCAAGGGCTGACGGCACAGCACTCAGCCGCGATCATCCAAGGCATGACCGCGGACGAACTGTTCACGGACTTGCTACGGCGGCTCGAAGCACTCGACCACATGTCCACTCCACCCATCAGCCGGGACATGGCTGTCGTACGTCTCAAGCGGTCGCTCGCCGACCCGGTACGCCGCATCGAGGTCTTCGATCTCGTAGACCAAGCCGTCACTCAGATCGTCGGCAACTCAACCTTCGAGCGTCGCCCGCTCGGCGGCGTGAAGTACAGGGACAGGCTCGGAGAGTATCGAGCGGACAGCGACATCCTGCTGCATCTGCTGGCCAACGGCGCCTTCCACGATGACGGCAGGCACGACGGGATCTGGCTCCGGGCACGGGACCGGCTGGCCCGCATCCGCAATAGCTTCTCCGGCTCGTTCAACGACGCGCTGGAAGCCCTGCGGCACTATCCGGCTCTACTGGCCACCTGGACCATGGGAGTTGCCTTCGTCCTGGCTCGCCGTGAAGAGAACATCGCACATCTTCTGACGCAGCCGGCGTGGACGCCGGTGTTCGGAGACAGGGAGCCCGAGCAGGCGGCCGTCTACCTCAACCCTGGCAGAGTGCTGAGCCACGAGCTCATCAATGAGATATTCAAGGCAGACACGGGAACCACCTACCTGTACCCACAGAGTCACATGCTCCGGCAAGATGCACGAGAGGCTCTGCGGCCGGTCGAACCCGACGACTCTGCCTACGAGTTCGCCTGCAACAGGTTCGAGTTCCTCGCGTCCATGATGGCTCTCGACTTGGGATCCGGATTCAGGGCCTATCCGTGGGCGGGTGAGTTCCTCCTCGAATCCAGCTGGGGTTATACGAACGGCTTGGCCACTGCCATTGAACAGGAACTGACTCCTGCCTGGCCCCTACTTCAGGGCGGGGCATTCCAAGGTGATCTCCAACGTGCGCAAGCTGCCTACGAGGCTCTCACCGAGTGGAAGGCCAAGAACCCTCGGTGGTAG
- the dcd gene encoding dCTP deaminase, giving the protein MLLSDKDIRAEIDAGRVRIDPYDESMVQPSSVDVRLDRYFRVFENHRYPHIDPSVEQVDLTRLVEPEGDEPFILHPGEFVLASTYEVITLPDDLASRLEGKSSLGRLGLVTHSTAGFIDPGFSGHVTLELSNLATLPIKLWPGMKIGQLCMFRLSSPAEHPYGSERYGSRYQGQRGPTASRSFLNFHRTQV; this is encoded by the coding sequence GTGCTTCTCTCAGACAAGGACATCCGGGCCGAGATCGACGCCGGGCGTGTGCGGATCGATCCCTACGACGAATCCATGGTGCAGCCGTCCAGCGTCGATGTACGGCTTGATCGGTATTTTCGGGTGTTCGAGAATCACCGGTACCCCCACATCGATCCGTCCGTCGAGCAGGTGGATCTGACCCGGCTCGTGGAGCCGGAGGGGGACGAGCCGTTCATCCTGCATCCCGGGGAGTTCGTCCTCGCCAGTACCTACGAGGTGATTACTCTTCCCGATGATCTTGCCTCGCGGCTGGAAGGCAAGAGTTCGCTCGGGCGGCTCGGGCTCGTCACCCACTCCACCGCCGGTTTCATCGATCCCGGGTTCTCCGGGCATGTGACGCTCGAGCTGTCCAACCTCGCCACCCTGCCCATCAAGCTCTGGCCCGGCATGAAGATCGGGCAGCTGTGCATGTTCCGGCTCAGTTCGCCGGCCGAGCACCCGTACGGCAGCGAGCGGTACGGGTCCCGGTACCAGGGGCAGCGGGGGCCCACCGCCTCCCGGTCCTTCCTCAATTTCCATCGGACCCAGGTGTGA
- a CDS encoding phosphoribosyltransferase, producing MSDIRENLTYEAFGVAVRELAQAVADDGYEPDVVLSIARGGVFVAGGLAYALDCKNLHLVNVEFYTGVGTTLEMPVMLAPVPNVIDFTDKKVLIADDVADTGRTLKLVRDFCLDAVAEVRSAVIYEKSQSLVKCEYVWKRTDEWINFPWSVQPPVVRRAGQVLDA from the coding sequence ATGAGTGACATACGAGAGAACCTGACCTACGAGGCTTTCGGCGTCGCCGTGCGCGAGCTCGCGCAGGCCGTCGCCGACGACGGCTACGAGCCCGACGTCGTGCTCTCCATCGCCCGTGGCGGTGTCTTCGTGGCCGGTGGGCTCGCCTACGCCCTCGACTGCAAGAACCTCCACCTGGTGAACGTGGAGTTCTATACGGGGGTGGGGACGACCCTCGAGATGCCCGTCATGCTCGCTCCCGTCCCCAACGTCATCGACTTCACCGACAAGAAGGTGCTGATCGCTGACGACGTCGCCGATACCGGCAGGACGCTCAAGCTCGTGCGCGACTTCTGCCTCGACGCCGTCGCCGAAGTGCGTAGCGCCGTGATCTACGAGAAGTCGCAGTCGCTCGTGAAGTGCGAGTACGTGTGGAAGCGGACGGATGAGTGGATCAACTTCCCGTGGTCCGTCCAGCCGCCCGTGGTCCGGCGCGCCGGGCAGGTCCTCGACGCCTGA
- a CDS encoding Yip1 family protein translates to MSQLGRKAGPDPSGPARHSPGPGTFEGVAGFRIGRGRTNGAPHARPQQPPYGQQAPQGPGPGPGPGPSYGGYPPAPQPYPGQQQYGPGPGGQAGGYDEPEYFGDGAPYPQQGGPDPYAANNPGHTQAFTVGEDPYNQGGTYRAGSAPAAPVGPRLHWKPLLRGVILSPNQTFLQMRDYAMWGPALIVTFFYGLLAVFGFDGAREDAINATLSNAVPIVLVTAVAMVLSSFVLGVVTHTLARQLGGDGAWQPTVGLSMLIMSLTDAPRLVVAMFFGGDASFVQLLGWATWVAGGALLTLMVSRSHDLPWPKALGAAAIQLIALLSIVKLGTF, encoded by the coding sequence ATGTCACAGCTCGGCCGCAAAGCCGGGCCCGATCCGTCGGGCCCGGCACGTCACTCTCCGGGACCAGGTACGTTCGAAGGCGTGGCTGGATTCAGGATCGGACGCGGCCGGACCAACGGCGCTCCTCACGCGCGACCGCAACAACCTCCGTACGGGCAACAGGCGCCCCAGGGACCGGGACCGGGACCCGGTCCGGGACCGTCGTACGGCGGCTACCCCCCGGCGCCGCAGCCGTACCCAGGGCAGCAGCAGTACGGCCCCGGGCCCGGCGGCCAGGCCGGCGGCTACGACGAGCCGGAGTACTTCGGCGACGGCGCCCCGTACCCGCAGCAGGGCGGCCCGGACCCGTACGCCGCCAACAACCCTGGCCACACCCAGGCGTTCACCGTCGGCGAGGACCCCTACAACCAGGGCGGGACCTACCGCGCGGGCTCGGCTCCCGCGGCCCCGGTCGGCCCCCGCCTGCACTGGAAGCCGCTGCTGCGGGGAGTGATCCTCTCCCCCAACCAGACCTTCCTCCAGATGCGGGACTACGCGATGTGGGGCCCGGCCCTCATCGTGACCTTCTTCTACGGCCTGCTCGCGGTCTTCGGCTTCGACGGCGCCCGCGAGGATGCGATAAACGCCACACTCTCGAACGCGGTGCCCATCGTCCTGGTCACCGCCGTCGCGATGGTGCTGAGCTCCTTCGTCCTGGGCGTGGTCACCCACACCCTGGCCCGCCAGCTCGGCGGCGACGGCGCCTGGCAGCCCACGGTCGGCCTCTCCATGCTGATCATGTCCCTCACGGACGCCCCTCGCCTGGTCGTCGCGATGTTCTTCGGCGGCGACGCGAGCTTCGTCCAGCTCCTGGGCTGGGCGACCTGGGTGGCGGGCGGCGCCCTGCTGACCCTCATGGTCAGCCGCTCCCACGACCTGCCGTGGCCGAAGGCGCTGGGCGCGGCGGCGATCCAGCTGATCGCGCTGCTGTCGATCGTGAAGCTGGGCACGTTCTAG
- a CDS encoding class I SAM-dependent methyltransferase, with product MPTPLPPPPDQPHQPQAHQPHQARLIAESFGTDAERYDRARLRYPDALVSRITESVPGPPEPDILDVGCGTGIAARQFLAAGGRVLGVEPDARMAELARRLGVDVDVARFEEWDPAGREFDAVVAGTAWHWIDPVAGAAKAARVLRPGGRLAPFWHVFQLPPRLAQAVADLCERVLPDAPFDFRSALTRPALATSQTLFDKAADGIRKAGGFGEPEQWRYDWEHTYTRDEFDQMPTQGAFTRVPPDRLAQVLEGVGAAVDAMGGTFTMPYTTVAVTATRNGASGTGP from the coding sequence ATGCCCACTCCGCTGCCGCCGCCCCCGGATCAGCCCCACCAGCCCCAGGCCCACCAGCCCCACCAGGCCCGCCTGATCGCCGAGTCCTTCGGCACGGACGCCGAACGCTACGACCGCGCCCGCCTCCGCTACCCCGACGCCCTGGTGAGCCGGATCACCGAGAGCGTCCCCGGGCCCCCTGAACCGGACATCCTCGACGTCGGCTGCGGCACCGGCATCGCCGCCCGGCAGTTCCTGGCGGCCGGCGGCCGCGTCCTCGGCGTCGAACCCGACGCGCGGATGGCCGAGCTCGCACGGCGGCTCGGCGTCGACGTCGACGTGGCACGTTTCGAGGAGTGGGACCCGGCCGGCCGGGAGTTCGACGCGGTCGTCGCCGGGACGGCCTGGCACTGGATCGACCCGGTCGCGGGCGCGGCCAAGGCCGCGCGGGTGCTGCGGCCGGGCGGGCGGCTGGCACCCTTCTGGCACGTCTTCCAACTACCGCCCCGCCTCGCGCAAGCCGTCGCCGACCTCTGCGAACGCGTCCTGCCCGACGCGCCGTTCGACTTCCGGTCGGCGCTGACGAGGCCCGCCCTCGCCACGTCCCAGACCCTGTTCGACAAGGCCGCCGACGGCATCCGGAAGGCCGGCGGGTTCGGCGAACCGGAGCAGTGGCGATACGACTGGGAGCACACCTACACCCGCGACGAGTTCGACCAGATGCCCACCCAGGGCGCCTTCACCCGCGTCCCGCCGGACCGGCTGGCGCAGGTGCTGGAGGGCGTCGGCGCGGCCGTCGACGCGATGGGCGGCACCTTCACGATGCCGTACACGACGGTGGCGGTCACCGCGACGCGGAACGGGGCCAGCGGAACGGGCCCATGA
- a CDS encoding TetR/AcrR family transcriptional regulator codes for MPTGVAMRDARRQLFDAAERILLRDGPHALTSRAVTTEAGCAKGVLHRHFADFDAFLAELVLDRIARLDGQSAALRAAAGTRTVPANLAAALTELFDAVAVSIVGLVIFRDDLRTRLRTAGSTGVPLLTEATAMVASYLTAERDLGRVAPDADVETLAPTLIGAVHLLFADRGRANRGSGAPETGAVRKVVLTVVGGVVRGT; via the coding sequence ATGCCGACAGGGGTGGCCATGCGCGACGCGCGCCGGCAGTTGTTCGACGCGGCCGAGCGGATCCTGCTCCGCGACGGCCCGCACGCGCTCACCAGCCGGGCGGTCACCACGGAGGCGGGCTGCGCCAAGGGCGTCCTGCACCGGCACTTCGCCGACTTCGACGCCTTCCTCGCGGAGCTCGTGCTGGACCGCATCGCCCGGCTGGACGGCCAGTCCGCGGCCCTGCGCGCGGCGGCCGGCACCCGCACCGTCCCCGCCAACCTCGCCGCCGCGCTGACGGAACTGTTCGACGCGGTCGCCGTGTCGATCGTCGGCCTCGTCATCTTCCGGGACGACCTGCGCACCCGGCTGCGCACGGCCGGCTCGACCGGCGTGCCGCTGCTGACGGAGGCCACGGCCATGGTCGCGTCGTACCTCACCGCCGAACGCGATCTCGGCCGTGTCGCACCCGACGCCGACGTCGAGACACTCGCCCCGACCCTGATCGGAGCCGTGCACCTGCTGTTCGCCGACCGGGGGAGGGCGAACAGGGGGAGTGGTGCGCCGGAGACGGGGGCTGTGCGCAAGGTCGTGCTTACGGTTGTCGGGGGTGTGGTGCGAGGGACGTAG
- a CDS encoding response regulator transcription factor, translating to MIRVLLIDDQPLLRSGFRALLDLEDDIEVVAEAGDGEEGLALTREHRPDVALIDIRMPVLDGIEATRRIAADPDLAGVHVVILTNYGFDEYVLDALRAGAAGFLVKDIVPEDLLHAVRVAARGDALLAPSITRKLINRYVSQPLPTGAGTELTELTNREREAVTLVAQGLSNDQIADRMVISPMTAKTHINRAMTKLHARDRAQLVVLAYESGLVAPRNR from the coding sequence ATGATCCGTGTCCTGCTGATCGACGACCAGCCGCTCCTGCGCAGCGGATTCCGCGCGCTCCTCGATCTCGAGGACGACATCGAGGTGGTGGCCGAGGCCGGCGACGGCGAGGAGGGCCTGGCCCTCACCCGGGAGCATCGGCCCGACGTCGCGCTCATCGACATCCGGATGCCGGTCCTCGACGGCATCGAGGCGACCCGGCGCATCGCCGCGGACCCCGACCTGGCCGGGGTGCACGTCGTCATCCTGACCAACTACGGCTTCGACGAGTACGTCCTCGACGCGCTGCGCGCGGGAGCAGCCGGATTCCTCGTCAAGGACATCGTCCCGGAGGACCTCCTGCACGCCGTACGCGTCGCCGCCCGCGGTGACGCCCTGCTCGCACCGTCGATCACCCGCAAGCTGATCAACCGGTACGTCAGCCAGCCGCTCCCCACCGGTGCCGGCACGGAGCTGACAGAGCTGACCAACCGCGAACGCGAGGCCGTCACCCTGGTCGCGCAGGGCCTGTCCAACGACCAGATCGCCGACCGCATGGTGATCAGCCCGATGACCGCCAAGACCCACATCAACCGGGCCATGACCAAGCTCCACGCCCGCGACCGCGCCCAACTCGTGGTCCTCGCCTACGAGTCCGGCCTGGTGGCCCCACGCAACCGCTGA
- a CDS encoding histidine kinase: MRTGLSGVPAGVRDWAIAVGVAAALLLTGLSGQHSATNLDLLGYALLVAGGLALAARRRAPVPVLAVTGLCAVGYQAAGFDVAAVAYLFAVYAAVRAGHRTLTIAVSVTVLAALPLAALVSGSHDTSEAFAQARGALELAWLIAAGAAGEALRQAERRADEAERTREETARRRADEERLHIARELHDSLTHQISIIKVQAEVAVHVARKRGEQVPEALLAIQQAGREATRELRATLEALRDDDTAPPRGLDDVPELVERARTIGLDATLTIEGQRHDVPAAVDRTVYRIVQESLTNIARHADAATASVRIDCRPDALAIRVDDDGKATPDTAPVPGVGLLGMRERITALGGRLRAEPRGGGGFTVQAELPVDRVAQLDQMNQMDQRDQRDHMDQMDQMS, from the coding sequence ATGAGAACAGGACTGTCCGGAGTCCCGGCCGGGGTCAGAGACTGGGCGATCGCCGTCGGCGTGGCGGCGGCGCTGCTGCTCACCGGGCTGTCCGGGCAGCACTCCGCCACGAACCTCGACCTGCTCGGCTACGCGCTGCTGGTGGCCGGCGGCCTGGCGCTGGCCGCGCGCCGCCGGGCCCCGGTACCCGTCCTGGCCGTCACCGGGCTGTGCGCGGTGGGTTACCAGGCGGCCGGATTCGACGTGGCCGCCGTCGCGTACCTGTTCGCGGTCTACGCCGCCGTACGGGCGGGACACCGCACCCTCACGATCGCGGTGTCCGTGACCGTGCTGGCCGCTCTCCCCCTCGCCGCCCTGGTCTCGGGCTCGCACGACACGAGCGAGGCGTTCGCGCAGGCCCGGGGCGCCCTCGAGCTGGCCTGGCTGATCGCGGCCGGTGCCGCGGGTGAAGCGCTGCGGCAGGCCGAGCGGCGGGCGGACGAGGCCGAGCGCACCCGGGAGGAGACCGCGCGGCGTCGCGCCGACGAGGAGCGGCTGCACATCGCGCGGGAGCTGCACGATTCCCTCACCCACCAGATCTCGATCATCAAGGTGCAGGCCGAAGTCGCCGTCCACGTGGCCCGCAAGCGCGGCGAACAGGTACCGGAGGCGTTGCTGGCGATCCAGCAGGCCGGACGGGAGGCGACCCGGGAACTGCGCGCCACCCTGGAGGCACTGCGCGACGACGACACCGCCCCGCCGCGGGGACTCGACGACGTCCCGGAACTGGTGGAACGGGCCCGCACCATCGGCCTGGACGCGACGCTGACGATCGAGGGGCAACGACACGACGTGCCGGCCGCGGTGGACCGTACCGTCTACCGGATCGTTCAGGAATCGCTCACCAACATCGCCCGTCACGCGGACGCCGCCACGGCGTCGGTCCGGATCGACTGCCGTCCGGACGCCCTCGCGATACGCGTCGACGACGACGGCAAGGCCACACCGGACACGGCCCCGGTGCCCGGCGTCGGACTGCTCGGGATGCGCGAACGCATCACCGCCCTCGGCGGTCGCCTGCGCGCGGAACCGCGCGGCGGGGGAGGCTTCACCGTCCAGGCCGAACTCCCTGTCGACCGGGTGGCCCAGCTGGATCAGATGAACCAGATGGATCAGAGGGATCAGAGGGATCACATGGATCAGATGGATCAGATGTCATGA